Below is a genomic region from Paraburkholderia sp. BL23I1N1.
GTTGGGCAACGCGGACGCCATTATCTTCGGCACGCCCACGCGCTTTGGCAACATGTGCGCGCAGATGCGCAACTTCCTCGATCAGACCGGCGGCTTGTGGATGAGCGGCGGCCTGATCGGCAAAGTCGGCAGCGTGTTCTCCAGTACCGCGAGCCAGCATGGCGGGCAGGAGACCACGATCACGAGCTTTCACACGACGCTGCTGCATCAGGGCATGGTGATCGTTGGCGTGCCGTATTCCGAATCGCGCCTGCTCAACATGGACGAAATCTCGGGTGGCACGCCGTATGGCGCCACTACGCTCACCAAGGCCGACGGTTCGCGCCACCCCAGCGAGAACGAACTGGCCATTGCACGCTTCCAGGGCCGACACGTCGCTCAGATCGCCGCGAAACTCGCGGCAAAATAATCAGGCTCGGAAGCCGCGTCAGACGGCAAAGCAGCGAAACGCCAGGCTGATACGCGGCTCGGTTACGCCGGCCGCCTTGGGTATGCCGTGCTCATGCGTGAATTGCGAGGCGTAGCTCATGACGATGCAACTGCCTGGCTCCAGGTCCACATGCACGATCCGGCCGGACCCCGCTTTCGGCCGGATCGACATGCGGCGGCTCGCGCCGAGCGAGATGATGGCGATAGGCTGGGTGGGCATCAGCTTTTCCGTCTTGTCGCCGTGGAGCGCGACGCTGTCGTTGCCGTCGCGATAGAGATTGAGGCCGACGCGATTGAACGGCGCGCCGACCAGGGCGCGGACGGCTTCAAATGCTTCGCCCAGCGGCGCCGGCAGATCTCCGGACTCACGCGAGAAAGTGGCGAGCAGACGTGGCACCGCCACTTCCCGGTCGTACATCATGCGCTGCTGGCTCATCCAGCCGATATTCCCGAGCGCCTGGTTGAACCACTGCTGCGCGGCGATGGCCGGGATCGAATCAGGTAAATAACGAATCCCGCCCTCCTTATCATGGATGAGGGACACAGGTTCGGGTGCGAATAAGCCTTGTTGATGCACCATACATTCCAACCGTGGCGTAGCGATGGCCCCGCAAGGCGCGCAGGGCTGTTCATCCTGGATATTATACTGTGTTTTTATACAGTATTTTCGGTGCGCTTTTCCGGTCGATGCCGCGAGGCACTGCAGGCATAATCCATTTTCCGATTACGTCACCATTACGCCACCCTTTCATCGGGGTGAAATCAAAGCGGCGCAGCCTTCTCCGCACGCTCTGAGGAAAATTCATGCCGCCCATCACCGCAGTCCGGAATGCAGCCGTGCCGCTGCGCAGTGTCGCGCTGATTCTGGTTTCAATGTTCTGCTTCGCGCTTGTCGATGCTCTGGCGAAATCCGTGACGCTTGACTATCCGTCCAATGAAGTGACGTTCTTCCGGATGGCGTTCGGCCTGTTGCCAGCCGTGGCGGTTTGCCTGCGCGGCAAACCGCTTGTCGATCGTTTCAGGCAGATGGATGTGCGCGGACAGACTTTGCGTTCGTTGACGTTGCTCGGCGCCTCGGGGCTGTTCTTTGCCGGGCTGCCCTATGTCCCGCTCAGCGAAGCGGTGGCGATCGTCTACTCGGAGACCTTGCTGGTCATCGTTCTTGCGCCACTCATTCTGAAGGAAACGCTCAAGCCGCGCGATGCGCTGGCCGCCGCGGTCGGTTTTGTCGGCGTGCTGTTCGTGGTGCGCCCGGACGGTTCGCATTCGAATTGGCTCGGTCCGGCGCTGCTGATTTCAAGCGCATTTTTCGGCGCGTTATCGATCATCCAGATCAAGCGGATTCGCGCCACTGACGATTCGCGCACCACCGTGCTGTATTTCACGGTGATCGGCACGATTGTCGCCGGGGCCTCGCTATTTTTCGCGTGGCGTACGCCTTCGATCCAGGCGCTCGCGGTGATGGCGTTGCTCGGTGGATTTGCCACGGCAGGGCAGTTGCTGATGACGATGGCATTCCGCCAGGCCGATGCCGGCGCGCTCGCGCCGTATAACTACACCAGCATAGTGTGGGCTGCGCTATTCGGCTATATCGCGTGGGGCGAGACGATCGGCAGCATGTCGCTGTTCGGTATCGCGTTGATTGTCGGAAGCTCGATTGCGGTTGCTGTGCGCGGCAAGCAGACCGAGGGGCCGCTCGTGTAGGCGCGCGCTGCATGCGTCGAATTCAAACGCCGAATTCAAAGCCGCTATTTCATTGATTCGCAGTTCAAACAATCGTCCTAGGAAAGCCTGGCCAGCAAGCTGGCTTTTTCGGCCAACACACCTATGCCAGCGGACGAATCGACGTTTCGCGACTATAAATAGCAGATAGGACGCGTCCAGCTTGCACACTTGTTCGTCTGTGACTGTATCGGCCCGAACTCGCGGTCGTTGCGGCGGCATCTATTGATTCGCTGTGAACCCTCTGATGAATTCGGGCGCGTTTGCGATCCCGCACACGCGCATGTCCACGAATTGAGAGGGAGGCGTCATCGTGAGCGAACCCAGGAAGATCGTTCTGACGAGCCTTTTTGTCGGCGCGGTGGCAATCGCGGCTTTTATTTCGCAGTCGGGAAAAGGCTGGTTGCCGACGGACGAGCTCGGTCTTGAGCGCGACAGTGCGTCGGCTCATTACACACGCGGCGACACGATAAGCGGTTCGGTGAGTTCCGGACCGGTCGTTGCACGCAGCGAATCCGCTGCGGCCATTGACGGGAATCTACGGGCGGCGCGAAGAAGTTTGCAGCGCAACGATCTTGCCGCTGCGCAGGCGCAACTGGACGCGATACGGCCGGCACACCGGGATGACGAACAGGATCTCGCGCTGCAAAGAGAAGTCGAAGCACGCACGGAGCAGGCGCAGCACGCGCCAGTTGCTGCGCATGTGGAGAAGCCGACGCGGCAAGGGGTGAAATCGGCACGACTTGCGTCGTCTTCCTCGAAAACAGGTCGACCCCACGCAAGCCACGTTGCAATACGCGAACACTCGAACCGTCCATCCTCCAGTTACGCGAAAAACACGCGGGTTCCCGAAACCGCAGTAACCGCAGTAACCGCAGTTAGCGCGGGAAGCATGGCGGGCGGGAAAGCGAATGGCGTCGGCGCGCCTGCCATTGCGAGTTCTCCACCTTCTGTGCCGGCCGAGGCGAAGGTCATCGCTAACGTAACCAGAGCGTCTGCTGTGACGCAGCCGATACAGCCGATTCAGCTGACCCCAGCAGCGCCGCCAACCCCGCAAGCCGCACCCGCGCAATCGACACAACGGACACCGCAGTTCACGCCCGCCACCGATACCCCGTTGAAGTCAGAGAGCGGCCCGAAAACACGCGCCCAGGTGCGCGAGGAAATCGCCCGCGCTCGCGCCGACGGCAGTCTTCCCGCGTTCGGCAATCCAGACCCGGCTGGACCCGGCGGCGCACCGAGCCTGACCACCGCGCCGCGTCCTTGAAGCTGCACAGATCGCGGATGGGGTGCATCTTTTTTGCCGATCGTGCGATATTCCAGCGGCTTTTAAAATTGGCAATGACTATTTTCAATTGCCGAAATAATCGGCGTAATGCGTTTATTCGACTGAAAATGTATTCCAAATACTTTCCGTGGAAATTAATTGGAATAATAAATTGGCCAGTGTGAATCGTTGGAGAGCATGCCGCATGCTATTCTGCGCCCGCTTGCTTCTCCGGGAGAAGCATTAAAGCAGGCACTTGGAGCGTGCTCGCGAGAGGAGTGCGCTCCATTTCCTATCTGGCGCCAGACTAGCCGCCCCAATGAAACGATCTGAAAGTAAAAAATCAATGGCGTCGCATAAACGCAACGTCAGTAATTTACTGAAAAACAGTATTTTGATCCGCGAGATATTCTCCGCCGCTCAATAGCATCCGCTATTCGAAACAGGAGAGAAATCAATGAACAAATTCGTATTGTCGGGCCTCTCGCTCGCACTCGTCGGCGCCGCGGGCGCCGCCCACGCACAAAGCTCGGTCACGCTGTACGGCCTGATCGACACGGGCCTGACCTACACCAGCAACTCGGGCGGCAGCAAAAACTTCCAGCAAGCCAGCGGCATCCTGAACGGCGACCGTTGGGGCCTGCGTGGATCGGAAGACCTGGGCAATGGCCTGAAGGCTATCTTCGTGCTGGAAGACGGCTTCAATCTGTCGACCGGCAAGCTCGGTCAGAACAGCCGTGAATTCGGCCGTCAGGTCTTCGTCGGTTTGTCGAGCGACCAGTTCGGCGCGGTCACGCTGGGTCGCCAGTACGACAGCGTGGTCGATTATCTTGCCCCGCTCGCGCTGAACGGCACGCAATACGGCGGCACGCTCGCGTCGCACCCGTACGACAACGACAACCTGAACAACTCGGTGCGTATCAACAACGCCGTCAAATTCCAGAGCGTCGACTACGCCGGCTTCAAGTTCGGCGCGCTGTACGGCTTCTCGAATGCAGCGGGCAGCTTCGCGGACAGCCGCGCCTACAGCGTCGGCGCATCGTACGCATTCGGCGGTCTGAAATTTGCCGCGGGCTACCTGCAATTGAACGGCGGCGGCTCGACCACCAACACGAACGGCGCCGTGGCAAACGGCGACTCCACCTTCAACGCGAGCCGTCAGCGCACCTATGGCGCGGGTGTGAACTATGCGTTCGGCGCGGCCAACGTCGGCCTCTTGTTCACGCAGACGCAACTGAACAACGCCACGGCGATCGGATCGTCGGCGTCGGGTACGTCGAGCGGATTCGCGCTGACGGGCGGCAGCGCGCGCTTCACGAACTATGAATTGAACGCACGTTACGCCTTCACGCCGGCATGGACGCTGTCGGGCGCGTACACGTACACCGATGCCCGTCTGAACGGCGCGAGCCCGAAGTACCAGCAGATCACGGTGCAGACCGACTATGCGTTGTCCAAGCGTACCGACGTGTATGTTGAAGCGGCATACCAGCACGTCGGCAGCGTGGGTGACTCGGGCATCACGGCGGATATCGTTGGCGTGAGCCGCTCGGCGACCGACTCGCAGGTGGTCGGCACGGTGGGTATCCGTCACCGCTTCTAAGCAGGCGGTGCTGGCTGTAAGTTGTAGCAAAGCCCGCATTTCGCGGGCTTTTCTGCTTATGACGGTGAAGCACTCAAGCCTTCAAGCCCTCAAGCAAACAACCAGCGCGCCGCAAGCGGCATCAGCACCGGCACGACAAACGCGGTGAAGATGCCGTTCAGGCCCATGCCGAGGCCTGCAAATGCGCCCATTTCCTCGCTGACCTGGAACGCCCACGCCGTGCCGATCCCATGCGACGCAACCCCGAGTGCGAAACCGCGCACCTCCGGCTCGTCGATACTCAACGTGTTCAGAATGAAACGAGCCGAAACGGCGCCGAATACCCCGGTGGATATCACGAGCACCGCGGTCAATGACGGAATGCCGCCGATCTCGGAGGCGACCGCCATCGCAATCGGCGTGGTCGCGGATTTAGGTGCAAGCGACGCGACAGTCTGATGCGACGCGCCGAACAGCGCCGCCACGCCGACGGCCGAGACGATGGCCGTCAACGACCCGGCAACGAGACCGCCGAGCAGCGGCAGGGCGGACCGGCGCAGTTTGGGCCACTGCCGGTAGAGCGGCAGTGCTAGCGCGACCGTCGCCGGCCCGAGCAGAAAGTGGACGAATTGCGCGCCTTCGAAGTAGGTGGCATACGGCGTGTGCGTAATTTCGAGCAGCACCACCAGCAGCGCCACGGCGATCAGCACCGGATTGGCGAGCGGATTGAAGCGTGCCTTTGCGTAGATGGACTGGGCGATCAGATAGGCGACCAGCGTAATGGTCAGGCCGAGCAAGGGGCTCGCGGCGAGATAGACCCAGATGGCGCCGAGCTTCGGAATGGCGGTCACGACACCACCTCCGAAGCGCCCGGATCCCGGCGTTGGCGCCGCATCAGCGCGCGGGTCACGAGCGCGGCGACGGCGATCGCCAGCGTGGTGCTGACTGCAACGGAGACGATCACCGCCACTGCGTCGCCGCGAATCCGGCTCGCCGACACCATGATGCCGACGCCCGCCGGCACGAAGAGCAAAGACAGATGACGCAGCAATTCGAGCGCGGTCGGCTCGATTGCATCGGCGGCCCGCGGGCGCAGCATGAGAAAACCGAACAACAGCAGCATGCCGATCACCGGACCTGGCACCGGCAGATGGAACACATAGGACACGCCTTCTCCAAGGCATTGAAAGATGAGTAGTGCCGCGAGCGCTGCAAGCATGGGGGTCTCCGGGACGCAGAACGGAAAATCCGCTCATTGTGTACCATGCAGAATTGCCGCGTACGCTCGGTGCCCGTTTTGACCCTTCGCTCCCCACTGAATTGCCGTGACCGGCGTTGTCGAGTCCTAAGCGCCCGCTATCCCCACACCTTGTGCTGGATGAACTGACATGCAGATAGAGCCGTTTCAGATTGCCGTACCGGACGCCGACATAGACGATCTTCGCCAGCGTATTCGAGCAACACGCTGGGCACCGGCGACACCGTCGCCCGCCTGGCAGCAAGGCGCCGATTCCCCGTGGCTGCGCGAACTCGCGGAGTACTGGGCCGAGCGTTTCGATTGGCGCGAGGCCGAGCGCCGGTTGAATCTGCAACCGCAATTTCTCGCCGAAGTAGAGGGTCAGCGCGTGCACTTCGTGCATCGGCGCGGCGTCGGCCCGGCGCCTTATCCGCTCGTGATTACGCATGGCTGGCCGGGGTCGTTTTTCGAATTCCACGCGCTGCTCGAGCGTTTATGCAATCCGTCCGCATTCGGCTGCGACCCGGCCGATGCGTTCGACGTCGTCGTTCCGTCGCTGCCCGGCTTCGCGTTTTCGCCGGCGCCCGCGGCGCCCGGCACCTCCGCGTTTCAGGTGGCGGATGTGTGGGCTTCGCTGATGCGTGGCCTCGGTTACGAACGCTTTGGCGCTCAAGGCGGCGATCTTGGCGCGGGTGTTTCGATCGCGCTCGCGGCACGGCATCGCGAGGTTGTCGACGGTATTCATCTCAACTTCCTGCCGAGCTCATATGAGCCCGCGAGCGGCGCCGCGCAGATGCCGCTTACACCCGAAGAGGAAGCCTATCTGCGCGAGAAGAGCGAATGGGCGGCGCTCGAAGGCGGCTATGCGCATATGCACACCACGAAACCGCAGACCGTGGCGGCGTCGCTGAACGATTCGCCGGTGGGGCTCGCCGCCTGGATCGGCGAGAAGTTTCGCGCATGGAGCGATTGCGACGGCGACATCGAGCGCGTGTTTTCGAAAGACGCGTTGCTGACCAACATTTCGCTCTACTGGTACACGCAGAGTATCGGTTCAGCCATGCAGATGTATTGGGAAAACCGCTTGCAGCCGATGCGCTTCGCCGAGGGGCAACGCGTCGTACCGCCGGTGGGATTCGCCCGGTTTCCCAAGGAGATCCATCATCCGCCGCGCACGTGGCTCGAACGGACCTTCAACGTGGTGCAATGGACCGACATGCCGGGCGGTGGCCATTTCGCCGCGATGGAAAAACCCGATATGCTCGCTGCCGAGATCCGCAAGTTTTTCAGGAAGCTGAGGCACTAGGCATCGACTCAAGGGGCCGACCGGCCGTGCGATATTTTTGTCTAGCCAACCTGGGCAACGCGGCAGGGGCCCTTCATCAAGCTCAATTATCAAACGCAATTATCAAATATAGTCAGGCCGCATTGCAGCAAGCCGGCAGCCGCGTATGATCGGCTGTCGTTATCGCATCCGGTTTCTCTCGAGCCAACGTTGAGCAGCACCGTCGGCTCGCCGGAACCGATGCATCATGAAATGGCAGCTCCAAGCACGCGCCTGATTTGCGAGGACAGGCATCCGCGTTCACGGGGCAACAGGACCAAAGCAGCAGCGCGGCTCCTGAACGCAACGCGTTTCAGAGCAGGCTCTGCGGGACAACAAAAAACAATGCAGAAAATCAAAGCCATTACGCGGCGTGTTATCTACTTCACGCGCGATCCTTCGCCGGATCTATTGGCGAGCTTCGAGGAGCGCGATTGGAAGGTTGAAGTCATCGGTTCGGTTCGTGAGGTACAGCAAGCGGTGGATGACGGCTCACTGGCGGCCGGGCTGCTCGATCTGTCGAGCGTGTTCGATTCCCACGACCTTGCCGCGCTGGAAGCCTGCGTGGCCATGCCGAACGTCGGCTGGGTGGCGATGACCGCGACCCCGGAATTCGATGACGCTGCCGTACGCCGGCTGGTGCGCGACTACTGTTTCGACTACGTGACGCTCCCTGCGGCAAACGCCAGGATTGTCGATACGGTAGGCCATGCCTGCGGCATGATCTCGCTCGGCGAGCCCGTATTCGTCGATACGTCCACGGCGGAAGGCGACATGATCGGCACCTGCGATGCCATGCTCGCGTTATTCCAGGCGATCCGCAAAGTTGCGGCAAACGATGCCCCCGTGTTCGTTTCCGGCGAATCCGGCACGGGCAAGGAGTTGACCGCGGCGGCGATTCACGCGCGCTCTGCGCGTCGCGACGCGCCGTTCGTCGCCATCAATTGCGGTGCGATTCCGCCCCACCTGTTGCAGTCCGAGTTGTTCGGCTACGAGCGCGGCGCCTTCACTGGCGCGAGTCAACGCAGAATAGGGCGCGTGGAAGCGGCTCATGGCGGCACCGTGTTTCTCGATGAAATCGGCGATCTGCCGTTCGAGAGTCAGGCGAGCCTGTTGCGTTTTCTGCAGGAAAGCACCATCGACCGCCTGGGCGGCAACGGTTCGATCAATGTCGACGTGCGGATCATTTCCGCGACTCACGTCGATATGGAGGCCGCGATCGAAGACGGGCGCTTTCGCGCGGACCTGTACCACCGCTTGTGCGTACTGAGAATCGACGAACCGCCGCTTCGCACGCGCGGTAAGGACATCGAATTGCTCGCGCTGTACACGCTGGATCGCTACAGGAAGGATGCGAGTCGCCGGCTGGTTGGTTTTTCGCCGGACGCGATCGCAGCGATGCATCAATACGATTGGCCTGGCAACGTGCGGGAACTGATCAACCGGGTTCGCCGCGCCATTGTGATGTCGGAAGGGCGAACGATCAGCGCGGACGACCTCGAACTTTCCGCCTACGTCGCGGTGTTGCCCGTGACCCTCGCCCGGGCGCGCGAGACGGCGGAGCGACAGGCCATCGAACTCGCGTTGCTAAGGCATCGCGGGCGGCTCGGCGACGCCGCGCGCGAACTCAGCATTTCGCGCACGACGCTGTACCGTTTGCTCGGCTCGCACGGCATGCGATACGAGCAAAACAGCGCGGCTGAAAGTTGACGCGAAAATCGCGCGGCAGTGACACAGGGCACTCAGGTAACTTGTTCACCGAACTGTAAAAAACACCAGACCGTGCCGCGTACTTTCGACCGGCGAAAAGCCGATTGACGGCACCGGCGTTGTGTCTCGCTGACTTTTGGCGGAAAGGTCATGCAAGGACGTGAAACGATAGCTCATACCTGATCCTGCGCCCCGGTTCATCCGAGTCCATCGCCGCAGATCAGCACACCCGGCTCGAGTGTGACGCCATGATGGCGCGAGCCGCGGCATGACGGCTGCGCGCCTCGCGCGAGCTTCTGGCCTGCCTTACGAAAGCACCTGTGGATCAATCCGCGAACGATCACGGCAGCGCTGGAAAAAGCGAACCGTCTCTCACGCATCGTGAGGAGCAACGTGAATCTTTTTCCTTGCACGCTGGTTTATGTGGATGTCGACGCGAGCCCGGGTCCCAACTCGAGGAATCGCGATCCGCTATCGTATGTGAGTCAGGCGATCTGCCTGAACAACAGCTTGCGGCAGGTTGGCATGCCGAGGCTGACCATCATGACCAATGCGCCGGAGCTGGTCGCGCAACGGCTCGAAAGCATGACGCCGGAGCACCGGCCCGCGCTGATGATCCTGAATGCGACGATCGAGTTGCCGAAGGACACGCCGTTCTACGCCGCGCATTTCAAGCTGGATCTGATGGACCAGATGGCCGATTCGCTGCCCGCCGACACGATGCTGTTGCTGCTCGACGCCGACATGGTCGCGTTGCTTCCGCTCGCGCACGATCTGATCGAGCGCTGTGCTGAAATGGGGCTCGGCGCATTCGATATTTCGGATCAGGTGTTTCCGCCGTACGGCAGCGAACGGGTGGTCGCGGATCTGGAAATCGTGGCGGACCGGCGGCTCAAGAATCCGCGCTGGTACGGCGGCGAATTTCTTCTGGCGACACCCGCCGCATTACGTCAATTGGTGCCGCGTGCTCGCGCCAGTTACGCGCGTTATATCGCCGAAATCGAGCGACTGAAACATCATGGCGACGAAGCGT
It encodes:
- the wrbA gene encoding NAD(P)H:quinone oxidoreductase — its product is MATTIQVVFYSMYGHIYRMAEAVVEGAREVADTDVSLFQVAELVPDEVLEKSGATAARAAFAHVPVATVEQLGNADAIIFGTPTRFGNMCAQMRNFLDQTGGLWMSGGLIGKVGSVFSSTASQHGGQETTITSFHTTLLHQGMVIVGVPYSESRLLNMDEISGGTPYGATTLTKADGSRHPSENELAIARFQGRHVAQIAAKLAAK
- a CDS encoding alpha-ketoglutarate-dependent dioxygenase AlkB; the protein is MVHQQGLFAPEPVSLIHDKEGGIRYLPDSIPAIAAQQWFNQALGNIGWMSQQRMMYDREVAVPRLLATFSRESGDLPAPLGEAFEAVRALVGAPFNRVGLNLYRDGNDSVALHGDKTEKLMPTQPIAIISLGASRRMSIRPKAGSGRIVHVDLEPGSCIVMSYASQFTHEHGIPKAAGVTEPRISLAFRCFAV
- a CDS encoding DMT family transporter, producing MPPITAVRNAAVPLRSVALILVSMFCFALVDALAKSVTLDYPSNEVTFFRMAFGLLPAVAVCLRGKPLVDRFRQMDVRGQTLRSLTLLGASGLFFAGLPYVPLSEAVAIVYSETLLVIVLAPLILKETLKPRDALAAAVGFVGVLFVVRPDGSHSNWLGPALLISSAFFGALSIIQIKRIRATDDSRTTVLYFTVIGTIVAGASLFFAWRTPSIQALAVMALLGGFATAGQLLMTMAFRQADAGALAPYNYTSIVWAALFGYIAWGETIGSMSLFGIALIVGSSIAVAVRGKQTEGPLV
- a CDS encoding porin, with protein sequence MNKFVLSGLSLALVGAAGAAHAQSSVTLYGLIDTGLTYTSNSGGSKNFQQASGILNGDRWGLRGSEDLGNGLKAIFVLEDGFNLSTGKLGQNSREFGRQVFVGLSSDQFGAVTLGRQYDSVVDYLAPLALNGTQYGGTLASHPYDNDNLNNSVRINNAVKFQSVDYAGFKFGALYGFSNAAGSFADSRAYSVGASYAFGGLKFAAGYLQLNGGGSTTNTNGAVANGDSTFNASRQRTYGAGVNYAFGAANVGLLFTQTQLNNATAIGSSASGTSSGFALTGGSARFTNYELNARYAFTPAWTLSGAYTYTDARLNGASPKYQQITVQTDYALSKRTDVYVEAAYQHVGSVGDSGITADIVGVSRSATDSQVVGTVGIRHRF
- a CDS encoding LrgB family protein — translated: MTAIPKLGAIWVYLAASPLLGLTITLVAYLIAQSIYAKARFNPLANPVLIAVALLVVLLEITHTPYATYFEGAQFVHFLLGPATVALALPLYRQWPKLRRSALPLLGGLVAGSLTAIVSAVGVAALFGASHQTVASLAPKSATTPIAMAVASEIGGIPSLTAVLVISTGVFGAVSARFILNTLSIDEPEVRGFALGVASHGIGTAWAFQVSEEMGAFAGLGMGLNGIFTAFVVPVLMPLAARWLFA
- a CDS encoding CidA/LrgA family protein, translating into MLAALAALLIFQCLGEGVSYVFHLPVPGPVIGMLLLFGFLMLRPRAADAIEPTALELLRHLSLLFVPAGVGIMVSASRIRGDAVAVIVSVAVSTTLAIAVAALVTRALMRRQRRDPGASEVVS
- a CDS encoding epoxide hydrolase family protein, which codes for MQIEPFQIAVPDADIDDLRQRIRATRWAPATPSPAWQQGADSPWLRELAEYWAERFDWREAERRLNLQPQFLAEVEGQRVHFVHRRGVGPAPYPLVITHGWPGSFFEFHALLERLCNPSAFGCDPADAFDVVVPSLPGFAFSPAPAAPGTSAFQVADVWASLMRGLGYERFGAQGGDLGAGVSIALAARHREVVDGIHLNFLPSSYEPASGAAQMPLTPEEEAYLREKSEWAALEGGYAHMHTTKPQTVAASLNDSPVGLAAWIGEKFRAWSDCDGDIERVFSKDALLTNISLYWYTQSIGSAMQMYWENRLQPMRFAEGQRVVPPVGFARFPKEIHHPPRTWLERTFNVVQWTDMPGGGHFAAMEKPDMLAAEIRKFFRKLRH
- a CDS encoding sigma-54 dependent transcriptional regulator; its protein translation is MQKIKAITRRVIYFTRDPSPDLLASFEERDWKVEVIGSVREVQQAVDDGSLAAGLLDLSSVFDSHDLAALEACVAMPNVGWVAMTATPEFDDAAVRRLVRDYCFDYVTLPAANARIVDTVGHACGMISLGEPVFVDTSTAEGDMIGTCDAMLALFQAIRKVAANDAPVFVSGESGTGKELTAAAIHARSARRDAPFVAINCGAIPPHLLQSELFGYERGAFTGASQRRIGRVEAAHGGTVFLDEIGDLPFESQASLLRFLQESTIDRLGGNGSINVDVRIISATHVDMEAAIEDGRFRADLYHRLCVLRIDEPPLRTRGKDIELLALYTLDRYRKDASRRLVGFSPDAIAAMHQYDWPGNVRELINRVRRAIVMSEGRTISADDLELSAYVAVLPVTLARARETAERQAIELALLRHRGRLGDAARELSISRTTLYRLLGSHGMRYEQNSAAES